The genomic stretch GCCGTCCCGATGCGCACCAGGGTGGCACCTTCGAAGATGGCGGCCTCGAAGTCCTCCGAGGTCCCGATCGACAGGGTATCGAGGGCATGGCCCCGGTCGCGCAGATCGTTCAGGGCCGCGGCCAGAAGCCTGAAGCCGACGCGCTGCCCGTTGAAATCCCGGTTCGGGGCCGGCAAGGCCATGAGCCCCCGCAGTCGCAAGCGCGGATAGCGGGCCACCGCTTCGGCCAAGGCCGGCAGATCGGTCAAGGCGACGCCGGACTTGCTCGGCTCGCCACTGATATCGACTTGGATGCACACCTCGAGTGGAGGCAGGCGGGCCGGCCGGTGGACGTCGAGCGCCGCCGCGACCTTTTCGCGGTCGACGGTGTGCACGAAGGAGAAGTGTCGAGCGATGAGCTCGCTCTTGTTGGTCTGGACCCTGCCGATGAAGTGCCATTCCAAGAGCTGACCCTGTAAGGCGCCGATCTTGGGAAGTGCCTCTTGCAGGTAGTTTTCACCGAACCGGCGCTGGCCGCGCCCCGCGAGTGCCAGGATCTCCGGCACCGTGCGCGTCTTGCTCACGGCGATCAACCCGATCGATCCGCGCGGGCGCGAAGATCGCGCCTCGGCGGCGGCGATCCGGGTCAAGAGGTGTTTCAGCGCGTCCACCGGCGGGTCCGCCACAGGGAAATCACCCCCCGCCCCTGAAAACGGGCCGAGGCGTAGCGATGACCGGCCGACCGGGGTGGGGGCGGCCCACCATATTGAATAGGGCAGTGGTCCACTGCAAGAATTGCCCATCGGTGTCGATAGCGTCGAGGTTGCCGGCGGCGTCGGCCATGTGGCGCGCTATCATAGATAGATGAGAGCAAGGGGGACAAGCCTCCTGATGATACGGTGAGCGATCATGATGGATATCGGTGAGTTGCTTGCGTTTTCGGTCAAGAACGGAGCCTCTGATCTGCACCTCTCGG from Pseudomonadota bacterium encodes the following:
- a CDS encoding YggS family pyridoxal phosphate-dependent enzyme, with the protein product MADPPVDALKHLLTRIAAAEARSSRPRGSIGLIAVSKTRTVPEILALAGRGQRRFGENYLQEALPKIGALQGQLLEWHFIGRVQTNKSELIARHFSFVHTVDREKVAAALDVHRPARLPPLEVCIQVDISGEPSKSGVALTDLPALAEAVARYPRLRLRGLMALPAPNRDFNGQRVGFRLLAAALNDLRDRGHALDTLSIGTSEDFEAAIFEGATLVRIGTALFGPRRLRAR